A window of Candidatus Saccharibacteria bacterium contains these coding sequences:
- a CDS encoding DNRLRE domain-containing protein, whose amino-acid sequence MVKQTLIQAVSKHGLARMWQRIHQSSRLPFVMLTGLMVIAVLAAFVATRDSGRVDAADGTYTLVGAGDIAMSVEAAEATAKVVDRVLAEDPRAVVFAAGDNVYWTGTDIEYANIYHPTWGRLRNRTMPVPGNHDYGVADAAGYMRYFCPNPSDCVFPAKSPQRYYSYDLGNWHIVSLDSERDVSQNSAQLRWLQQDLAANQNKCIAAVFHQPYFNSGTAHGGNKAMRPFWDVLYAAGADLALVGHEHIYERFGKQDPDGEADARGMRQFTIGTGGASLNTLGAELPNTEARQGNTEGVVRFKLTRDGYQWDFLAVEGKSYLDSGSDTCNYLQTDQAPTVSLTSPAANARVAGAKVQLRAEANDDKGIAGVTFQIDGKQVGGEVSLPPYTSTWDSREVADGQHSLVAIVRDQTGKSTASIPLSLTVDNTEDRQTVVDRRVATPRDDAVEGSGGSVVTEGGTLGLINPSVRMAGLRFSNVNVPRGAVIKRAYIQFTADGISADEARLMLYGQQADDAQPFAAAYRNMSIRARTAASVAWAPAPWTADGQSGAAQQTPDIAPIIQEIVDRPGWHDGNALSILIAGNGGRLAKAFDGSSTQSPVLHVEFDKDIAVPDAPADLWAVGLSSSQVQLDWPAVSDAGGVAGYRIYRGDRLVGTASGTSFIDGDLSANNNYTYSVVAYDFAGNASDSSIVAAVKTGAEALAPSVLTFDAVADATIKAAAPTSNFGSEPGLAADGNPAEHQLLKFTISGLQGKEIVSAKLRLFNIDASNRGGDIYRMPNNNWAEYGVNWLNAPLPDITPFASIGTVAAGRWHEVNALPVINGDGVYSFRIKNPSFDAVGYQSKEGNPAQSAQLVIIVQ is encoded by the coding sequence ATGGTAAAACAGACACTGATCCAGGCCGTTTCCAAGCATGGCCTGGCACGCATGTGGCAGCGCATCCACCAGTCGTCGCGACTGCCGTTCGTGATGTTGACGGGGCTGATGGTCATCGCGGTCCTGGCGGCCTTTGTGGCTACGCGCGACAGCGGGCGGGTCGATGCGGCCGATGGTACGTACACGCTGGTAGGTGCCGGTGATATCGCCATGTCCGTCGAGGCTGCCGAAGCCACCGCCAAGGTCGTCGACAGGGTGCTGGCCGAAGATCCGCGCGCCGTTGTCTTCGCAGCCGGCGACAATGTCTATTGGACCGGCACTGATATCGAATATGCCAATATATATCATCCTACGTGGGGCCGCTTGCGGAACCGCACTATGCCCGTCCCCGGCAATCACGACTATGGCGTGGCGGATGCCGCCGGATATATGCGCTACTTCTGTCCCAACCCCTCCGACTGCGTCTTTCCGGCAAAGTCACCGCAGCGCTACTACAGCTATGATCTGGGCAACTGGCATATCGTCTCGCTGGATAGCGAACGTGACGTCAGCCAGAACTCCGCGCAACTGCGCTGGTTGCAGCAGGATCTGGCTGCCAACCAGAACAAATGCATCGCCGCCGTCTTCCACCAGCCGTATTTCAACTCCGGTACCGCGCATGGCGGCAATAAGGCTATGCGGCCGTTCTGGGATGTCCTCTACGCCGCCGGCGCCGATCTGGCGCTAGTGGGGCACGAGCACATTTACGAGCGGTTCGGCAAGCAGGATCCGGACGGAGAGGCCGATGCCCGCGGCATGCGCCAGTTTACCATCGGTACTGGCGGGGCTTCGCTGAACACCCTCGGCGCCGAGCTGCCTAATACTGAGGCACGCCAGGGCAATACCGAGGGCGTGGTGCGTTTTAAGCTGACGCGTGACGGGTACCAGTGGGACTTCCTGGCCGTCGAGGGCAAGTCATACCTCGATAGCGGCTCAGACACTTGCAACTATCTGCAGACCGATCAGGCGCCGACCGTCTCGCTGACCTCGCCGGCTGCCAATGCCCGCGTGGCGGGTGCCAAGGTCCAGTTACGGGCTGAGGCCAATGATGACAAGGGCATCGCCGGCGTCACCTTCCAGATCGATGGCAAGCAGGTCGGTGGTGAAGTCAGCCTGCCGCCGTATACCAGTACCTGGGATAGTCGCGAGGTGGCCGACGGACAGCATTCGCTGGTGGCGATCGTCCGCGACCAGACCGGCAAGTCCACGGCCTCCATACCGCTGTCTTTGACGGTTGACAATACCGAAGACCGGCAGACCGTGGTTGACAGGCGCGTGGCCACGCCCAGGGACGATGCCGTCGAGGGCAGCGGCGGCTCAGTGGTCACCGAGGGCGGTACGCTCGGCTTAATCAATCCATCGGTGCGCATGGCGGGCCTGCGTTTCAGTAATGTCAATGTGCCGCGGGGCGCGGTCATCAAGCGGGCGTACATCCAGTTTACCGCCGATGGCATCTCGGCGGATGAGGCACGGCTGATGCTGTACGGCCAGCAGGCGGATGACGCACAGCCGTTTGCCGCCGCATACCGTAATATGTCCATCCGTGCGCGGACGGCGGCGTCAGTGGCCTGGGCGCCGGCACCGTGGACTGCCGACGGCCAGTCGGGGGCGGCCCAGCAGACGCCGGATATCGCGCCGATCATCCAAGAGATCGTTGACCGCCCGGGCTGGCACGATGGTAATGCGCTGTCGATTCTGATTGCGGGCAACGGCGGCCGTCTGGCCAAGGCCTTTGATGGATCGTCTACACAGTCCCCCGTGCTGCATGTGGAGTTCGATAAAGATATCGCCGTACCGGATGCACCAGCCGATCTATGGGCCGTCGGCCTGTCCTCGTCTCAGGTGCAGCTGGATTGGCCGGCGGTCAGTGACGCCGGCGGCGTGGCCGGGTACCGCATTTACCGCGGCGACCGGCTCGTGGGCACCGCAAGCGGCACCAGTTTCATCGATGGCGATCTGTCTGCCAACAATAATTACACGTATTCCGTGGTGGCCTACGATTTTGCCGGCAATGCCTCGGACAGCTCGATCGTCGCTGCCGTCAAGACCGGCGCAGAGGCCTTGGCCCCCTCCGTCCTGACCTTTGATGCCGTCGCCGACGCTACGATCAAAGCGGCGGCACCCACCAGCAACTTCGGCTCCGAGCCGGGGCTCGCGGCCGATGGCAACCCGGCCGAGCACCAGCTGCTCAAGTTTACTATCAGTGGGCTGCAGGGCAAGGAGATCGTCAGTGCCAAACTCCGACTTTTCAATATCGATGCCTCTAACCGCGGTGGTGATATTTACCGCATGCCCAACAACAACTGGGCCGAGTACGGAGTAAACTGGCTTAACGCGCCTTTGCCGGATATCACGCCGTTCGCTTCCATCGGTACCGTGGCGGCCGGCCGCTGGCATGAGGTGAACGCCCTGCCGGTGATCAACGGGGATGGCGTCTATAGCTTCCGCATCAAGAACCCGTCGTTCGATGCGGTCGGCTATCAGAGCAAAGAGGGCAATCCGGCGCAGTCGGCACAGCTGGTCATCATAGTGCAGTAG
- a CDS encoding fibronectin type III domain-containing protein produces the protein MKSQATARISNIKKSGLLAAAFMLASALVASFPTKQANAAACPAPSETLGSATTTVDIPSEGEYTVWSRIKAPDTTNDSYNLEVNGECYTVGDGGVAANSWEWVEYKDGADANKIRLQLPAGSVNLKFIGKESGVALDKVMFVQDDTCVPSNLGENCASTSDNAGPAINLTSPTANATVTGTVNIAATAGDNPGGSSIAKVEFYVDDEMISSDTEEPYSASWDSTTVANGSVVISAKAYDAAGNTADSSYQVTVQNDGNDTGGGDDDDGGNDPGTDPGDDDGGNDPGNDNGGNDPGDDDGGNDPGNDNGGNDPGDDDGGNDPGDDDGGNDPGDIQNPTTPGNVTAAAAGSNKVNLSWGASNDNVGVTGYKVVRDGIEVASVGSNTSYADNTVQPSTTYSYQVMAVDGAGNASPLSTAVSVTTPAPAAPDTQAPSTPADLKGTAASSKQINLSWRASTDNTGVNGYEVYRVTGNKTGAGEKVATVNTTSFGDSGLNPSTAYTYYVVAKDTAGNRSPESSRVTVTTLAVNAVTGLPSTGPGDDSLGLTGPGGIKGSINLKVTGGRVVVWINGTKRIFSLDSQGNYNVAGLPRGVYSVKYTLRNYRVSFLWLKVDDGVKSQNVSLKQ, from the coding sequence ATGAAATCACAAGCGACAGCACGAATATCAAACATAAAAAAGTCCGGACTGCTCGCGGCGGCATTTATGCTGGCCAGCGCGCTGGTAGCGAGCTTCCCGACCAAGCAGGCGAACGCCGCAGCTTGTCCTGCACCTTCGGAAACGCTGGGATCGGCAACGACCACAGTCGACATTCCTTCGGAAGGTGAATACACGGTCTGGAGCCGCATCAAGGCGCCGGATACCACCAACGACTCCTACAACCTGGAAGTCAATGGTGAATGTTACACCGTCGGTGACGGCGGCGTAGCAGCTAACAGCTGGGAATGGGTCGAATACAAGGACGGTGCGGACGCCAACAAGATCCGCCTGCAGCTGCCTGCCGGCTCTGTAAACCTGAAGTTCATCGGCAAGGAAAGCGGCGTCGCCCTCGACAAGGTCATGTTTGTGCAGGATGACACCTGTGTACCGAGCAACCTGGGCGAGAACTGTGCCAGCACCTCCGACAACGCAGGCCCGGCCATCAACCTGACCAGCCCGACGGCTAACGCGACAGTGACCGGCACGGTCAATATCGCAGCGACCGCAGGTGACAACCCTGGCGGCTCGAGCATCGCGAAGGTTGAGTTCTACGTCGATGACGAGATGATCTCGTCCGACACCGAAGAGCCATACAGTGCCAGCTGGGACAGCACCACGGTTGCCAACGGCAGTGTCGTTATCTCGGCAAAAGCCTATGACGCAGCCGGCAATACCGCTGATTCCTCCTACCAGGTCACCGTTCAGAACGACGGCAATGACACGGGTGGCGGCGATGACGACGACGGCGGCAACGACCCAGGTACCGACCCAGGCGACGACGATGGTGGTAACGACCCCGGCAACGACAACGGCGGCAATGACCCCGGTGACGATGACGGCGGCAACGATCCAGGCAACGACAATGGTGGTAACGACCCCGGCGATGATGACGGTGGTAACGACCCAGGCGATGACGACGGCGGCAACGACCCCGGCGACATCCAGAACCCGACCACTCCTGGTAACGTCACTGCAGCTGCCGCTGGCAGCAACAAGGTCAACCTGAGCTGGGGCGCCAGCAACGACAACGTCGGCGTGACTGGCTACAAGGTAGTCCGCGACGGTATCGAAGTTGCCTCAGTCGGCTCGAACACCAGCTACGCTGACAACACTGTCCAGCCAAGCACCACTTACAGCTACCAAGTCATGGCTGTCGATGGCGCAGGTAACGCTTCTCCGCTCTCGACTGCAGTCTCAGTCACTACTCCGGCTCCGGCCGCTCCAGACACGCAGGCTCCTTCCACTCCGGCAGACCTCAAGGGCACTGCAGCCAGCTCCAAGCAGATCAACCTCAGCTGGCGCGCCAGCACTGACAACACCGGTGTCAACGGCTACGAAGTCTACCGCGTGACCGGTAACAAGACCGGCGCCGGCGAGAAAGTCGCTACCGTCAACACCACCAGCTTCGGCGACAGCGGCCTGAACCCATCGACCGCCTACACCTACTACGTCGTCGCCAAGGACACGGCTGGTAACCGCAGCCCAGAATCCAGCCGCGTCACCGTGACCACTCTGGCAGTCAACGCCGTCACCGGCCTGCCATCAACCGGCCCTGGTGACGACTCACTCGGCCTGACCGGCCCTGGCGGCATAAAGGGTAGCATCAATCTGAAAGTAACCGGTGGCCGCGTGGTCGTCTGGATCAACGGTACCAAGCGTATCTTCAGCCTCGACAGCCAGGGTAACTACAATGTTGCCGGCCTGCCCCGCGGTGTCTACTCCGTCAAGTACACCCTTCGTAACTACCGTGTCAGCTTCCTGTGGCTCAAGGTGGATGACGGCGTGAAGTCACAGAACGTCAGCCTTAAGCAGTAA
- a CDS encoding cupredoxin domain-containing protein, whose product MEVEQPVNPQAKKATPKWLLPVAILVAVVIAVIAIVAIVRQAQNNVANEAIPASVVVTGSGFTPAVVKVKAGDSVTWVNKDSTPHQIVSLEPNNTSVAAFDSRETLGQGDSYTYTFEKAGTFTYGDKVEPTLYKGTVIVE is encoded by the coding sequence ATGGAAGTTGAACAACCAGTAAACCCACAGGCAAAGAAAGCGACTCCCAAGTGGCTTCTGCCGGTCGCCATCCTGGTGGCGGTGGTGATAGCGGTCATCGCTATCGTCGCCATCGTCCGCCAGGCGCAGAACAACGTGGCCAACGAAGCCATCCCTGCCTCGGTCGTCGTGACTGGCAGCGGCTTCACCCCGGCGGTCGTCAAGGTGAAGGCTGGGGACAGCGTCACCTGGGTCAATAAAGACTCGACGCCGCACCAGATTGTCAGCCTCGAGCCGAACAACACCTCCGTCGCAGCTTTTGACAGCCGCGAGACACTGGGTCAAGGCGACTCCTACACCTACACCTTCGAAAAAGCCGGCACCTTCACCTACGGTGACAAGGTAGAGCCGACACTGTACAAGGGCACGGTCATCGTCGAGTAA
- a CDS encoding LemA family protein, which translates to MEVALIIVGILVIIGIVLWVIYNSLVTAKIRTDEAWSDITVQLKRRADLIPNLVESVRGYAAHEKSVFENVTEARSAMLSSNGVAETAKAEGALEGALKSLFAVAEAYPDLKANQNFLQLQDELVDTEDKIQAARRFYNGAARDLNIKIKVFPNNVFAGMLGFKEREFFEVEDMASIEKPVAVKF; encoded by the coding sequence ATGGAAGTCGCACTTATTATTGTCGGAATTCTGGTCATTATCGGTATCGTACTGTGGGTCATCTATAACAGCCTGGTCACCGCCAAAATCAGGACTGACGAGGCTTGGAGTGATATTACCGTCCAGCTGAAGCGCCGGGCAGACCTTATTCCGAACCTGGTTGAATCAGTCAGGGGCTACGCCGCGCATGAGAAGTCGGTCTTTGAGAATGTCACCGAGGCCCGTAGCGCCATGCTGAGCAGCAACGGTGTTGCGGAAACGGCTAAGGCCGAAGGCGCGCTCGAAGGCGCCCTGAAGAGCCTGTTTGCCGTCGCAGAGGCATACCCTGACCTTAAGGCCAACCAAAACTTTTTGCAGCTCCAGGATGAGCTGGTCGACACCGAGGACAAGATCCAGGCCGCACGCCGCTTCTATAACGGTGCCGCCCGTGATCTGAACATCAAGATCAAGGTGTTCCCGAACAACGTCTTTGCGGGCATGCTTGGCTTTAAGGAGCGCGAGTTCTTTGAAGTGGAAGACATGGCTTCGATTGAGAAGCCGGTCGCAGTCAAATTCTAA
- the htpX gene encoding zinc metalloprotease HtpX, translating to MYSAIAANKRRTWLIMFLFLLIIAALGWVAGLFLKGGGLFYTYIAVGIAIIYALIQYFAAAKIALAVNGARRIEKKDNPRLYRTVENLAIASGMPMPEVYIMDDPALNAFATGRDPKHAAVCATTGLLEAMDDTELEAVFAHEMGHVQNYDIRVMMIVFGLVSAIGLLADLITNMLWFGGGDNDEESGPNIITIVIGVAVLILAPLAAAMVQLAVSRRREYLADSTGALTTRYPEGLARALEKIAASGAVTQRQNSSTAHLFFANPLKSGSFKNLFSTHPPIEDRIARLRNMGL from the coding sequence GTGTATAGCGCAATCGCAGCCAATAAACGCCGGACATGGTTAATCATGTTCCTATTCCTGCTGATCATCGCCGCGCTCGGTTGGGTGGCAGGGCTGTTCCTGAAGGGCGGCGGGTTGTTCTATACCTACATCGCCGTCGGTATCGCCATCATCTATGCCCTGATACAGTATTTTGCCGCTGCCAAAATCGCTTTGGCTGTCAACGGCGCCCGGAGGATTGAAAAGAAAGACAACCCACGCCTGTACCGGACGGTGGAGAACCTGGCGATTGCCTCCGGTATGCCGATGCCGGAGGTGTATATCATGGACGACCCGGCGCTCAACGCCTTTGCGACCGGCCGGGATCCCAAGCACGCCGCCGTCTGTGCGACGACCGGCCTGTTGGAAGCGATGGATGATACCGAGCTGGAGGCGGTTTTTGCTCACGAGATGGGGCATGTCCAGAACTATGACATCCGGGTGATGATGATCGTCTTCGGGCTGGTCAGCGCCATCGGCCTGCTGGCCGATCTCATTACTAACATGCTGTGGTTCGGAGGGGGTGACAACGATGAGGAATCGGGTCCGAACATCATTACCATCGTCATAGGTGTGGCCGTGTTAATCCTGGCGCCGTTGGCTGCGGCCATGGTGCAGCTGGCCGTCTCGCGGCGGCGGGAATACCTGGCTGACAGCACCGGTGCTTTGACGACGCGCTATCCGGAAGGTCTGGCCAGGGCGCTGGAAAAAATTGCTGCCAGCGGCGCCGTCACGCAGCGGCAAAACTCCTCGACGGCACATCTGTTCTTTGCCAACCCGCTCAAATCTGGCAGTTTCAAAAATCTGTTCAGCACGCATCCGCCTATCGAGGACCGGATCGCACGGCTGCGTAACATGGGATTGTAG
- the ligA gene encoding NAD-dependent DNA ligase LigA, which translates to MTHSLTKDEAAERVLKLRELINQYRYHYHVLDESIMSEAAADSLKHELSSLEEQYPELVTPDSPTQRVAGAPLAGFTKVQHRTRMISLNDVFNREEVEAWDARVRKLLPGETLEYFVDIKMDGLACSLTYLDGELQVAATRGDGFTGEDVTSNIRTIDSVPLRLRGDGPFTKGRTEIRGEIVMYKEDFTRLNAELKAAGAKTYANPRNLAAGTIRQLDPQVVARRRLHFKAYDLLRDDPTEVPTNSMAYESIRELGLAAGKHARVLATIDEILEFAGHWQTRRLDLPYNTDGLVVKLNDRRLFDRLGIVGKAPRGAIAYKYPAEQATSRIKDIFVNVGRTGAVTPVAMLEPVVIAGSTVQMATLHNESEVARKDIRIGDTVIVQKAGDIIPEIVEPLVSLRIGEEQVFKMPAQCPECGTQLVRPEGEVVWRCPNTRCPARVMTHIQHFASRGAMDIEGLGEKNVVALLESGLVEDAADLFALTVPQVLQLDRFAEVSATNLVSAIQARKQPPLQRFVFALGIRHVGIQTAIDMAQNFGSLGRLRSATVDELLAVEGIGAVVAESIVAWFADAENLALLQKFETYGVQPASVDIPKDGPLTGKSFVITGSLGSMGRDEAAEKIRSLGGTFQSSVGKGTTYLVAGGKVGASKLQKAEKFGTLVIDEAALLAMLD; encoded by the coding sequence ATGACACATTCCCTTACCAAAGACGAGGCGGCAGAGCGCGTCCTGAAGCTGCGTGAGCTGATCAACCAGTATCGTTATCACTACCATGTGCTCGATGAGAGCATCATGAGCGAGGCGGCTGCCGACAGCCTGAAGCACGAGCTAAGCAGTCTGGAAGAGCAATATCCCGAGCTGGTGACGCCCGATAGCCCGACACAACGGGTCGCCGGTGCGCCCCTGGCCGGCTTCACCAAAGTCCAGCACCGTACCCGGATGATCAGCCTTAATGATGTCTTCAACCGCGAAGAGGTCGAAGCCTGGGATGCCCGCGTCAGAAAGCTGTTGCCGGGTGAAACATTGGAATATTTCGTTGACATCAAGATGGACGGGCTGGCGTGCTCCTTGACTTACCTGGATGGCGAGCTGCAAGTGGCGGCTACGCGGGGCGACGGCTTCACAGGGGAGGATGTCACCAGTAATATCCGTACTATCGATTCGGTGCCACTGCGGCTGCGGGGCGATGGGCCATTTACTAAGGGGCGCACCGAAATCCGGGGCGAGATCGTCATGTATAAAGAGGATTTCACGCGCTTGAATGCCGAGCTGAAAGCGGCGGGTGCCAAGACATATGCCAATCCGCGCAACCTGGCTGCCGGCACTATCCGCCAGCTTGACCCTCAAGTAGTGGCCCGGCGCAGACTGCACTTTAAAGCCTACGACCTGCTGCGTGATGATCCGACAGAAGTGCCGACGAACAGCATGGCATACGAGTCTATCCGGGAGCTGGGCCTGGCGGCCGGAAAGCACGCCAGGGTACTTGCCACGATTGATGAGATTCTGGAGTTTGCCGGGCATTGGCAGACGCGCCGTCTGGACCTGCCGTACAACACTGACGGCCTGGTGGTGAAGCTTAATGACCGGCGGCTGTTTGACCGGCTCGGTATCGTCGGCAAGGCGCCGCGCGGTGCCATCGCCTACAAATACCCGGCAGAGCAGGCCACGAGCCGCATCAAGGATATCTTCGTCAACGTCGGCCGCACGGGCGCGGTAACGCCGGTCGCCATGCTTGAGCCAGTGGTCATCGCAGGGAGTACGGTACAGATGGCGACGCTTCATAATGAATCGGAGGTGGCACGCAAGGATATCCGGATCGGTGATACGGTCATCGTACAGAAGGCGGGTGATATCATTCCAGAAATCGTTGAGCCGCTCGTATCGCTGCGCATCGGTGAGGAACAGGTCTTTAAGATGCCCGCGCAGTGCCCGGAGTGCGGCACGCAGCTGGTCCGGCCGGAGGGTGAAGTGGTATGGCGCTGTCCGAACACACGCTGTCCGGCGCGCGTCATGACGCACATCCAGCATTTTGCCAGCCGTGGTGCCATGGACATTGAGGGTTTGGGCGAGAAGAATGTCGTGGCCCTGCTTGAATCCGGCCTGGTCGAGGATGCGGCCGACCTGTTTGCCCTGACGGTGCCGCAGGTGCTGCAACTTGACCGTTTCGCGGAAGTCAGCGCCACCAATCTTGTGTCGGCTATCCAGGCACGCAAGCAGCCGCCGTTGCAGCGGTTTGTCTTTGCGCTGGGCATCCGCCACGTCGGTATACAGACCGCGATTGATATGGCGCAGAATTTTGGCTCGCTGGGGCGGTTGCGGTCGGCTACGGTCGATGAGCTGCTGGCGGTGGAGGGTATCGGCGCAGTCGTGGCCGAAAGTATCGTCGCATGGTTCGCCGATGCCGAAAACCTGGCGCTGCTCCAAAAATTTGAGACGTACGGCGTCCAGCCGGCTTCGGTCGATATTCCAAAGGACGGGCCCTTGACGGGTAAAAGCTTTGTAATCACTGGCTCGCTGGGATCGATGGGCCGGGATGAGGCCGCCGAGAAAATCCGCAGCCTGGGTGGTACTTTTCAGAGTTCCGTAGGCAAGGGTACGACCTATCTTGTGGCAGGCGGCAAAGTCGGTGCCAGCAAACTTCAGAAGGCAGAAAAGTTTGGTACGCTGGTCATTGATGAGGCGGCGCTTTTGGCGATGCTGGACTAG
- a CDS encoding polysaccharide lyase encodes MSTKQRPVVRLRQSLTSPTAALAFIATSIILLGLGGLGYHLISKAAGMAAQHEAELASLTPGANLLEGLLDASGSKAVGFGANDAPLPAGDFKGPAELFTKPVLFVGDFNTGDTSQYADDIQDCPDQGNVVSVDRTIVRSADSIASGHFHVSGEADCYSEPARRAEAVNHIEGAVHEGDERWYQWSTLIGESLTIPYETSRPYPWFIFMQWHHKGLDGSPPLDIDIYPDGVIHLAGDGVDRSHHAVLDTVKPGVWRDYVLHVKFSKDESIGFVEAWVDGVKTIEKYNRPTMIDEENYFKLGAYTDPTIPGEHDVWHDGLIIRGP; translated from the coding sequence ATGAGCACTAAGCAGCGACCCGTCGTCCGGCTGCGGCAGTCACTTACCTCCCCAACGGCCGCACTGGCCTTCATCGCCACGTCAATCATTCTGCTGGGTCTTGGCGGCCTGGGCTACCATCTGATATCCAAGGCGGCGGGGATGGCCGCCCAACACGAAGCCGAACTTGCTTCACTGACACCAGGCGCGAACCTGCTGGAAGGCCTTTTGGATGCCTCTGGCAGCAAAGCCGTCGGGTTTGGCGCCAATGACGCACCGCTTCCGGCCGGCGACTTCAAGGGTCCGGCAGAGCTGTTTACAAAACCAGTCCTTTTCGTCGGCGATTTCAATACTGGCGACACCTCGCAGTACGCCGACGATATTCAGGACTGCCCCGACCAGGGCAACGTCGTCTCGGTTGACCGCACCATCGTGCGCTCGGCGGACAGCATCGCTTCGGGCCACTTCCACGTCTCCGGAGAAGCCGATTGCTACAGCGAGCCGGCCCGCCGTGCGGAAGCGGTCAATCACATTGAAGGAGCGGTGCACGAGGGCGACGAACGCTGGTACCAATGGTCGACACTGATTGGCGAAAGCCTTACCATTCCGTATGAGACCAGCCGCCCCTACCCTTGGTTCATCTTTATGCAGTGGCACCACAAAGGGCTGGACGGCTCACCGCCGCTTGATATCGATATCTACCCCGATGGCGTCATCCACCTTGCTGGCGACGGCGTTGACCGCTCGCACCATGCGGTCCTTGATACCGTCAAGCCAGGCGTATGGCGCGATTACGTGCTACACGTCAAGTTTTCCAAAGATGAGAGCATCGGCTTTGTCGAAGCCTGGGTCGATGGCGTCAAAACCATCGAGAAGTACAACCGTCCCACCATGATCGATGAGGAGAATTATTTCAAGCTCGGTGCCTACACCGACCCGACGATTCCTGGCGAGCATGATGTCTGGCACGATGGGCTGATTATTCGCGGACCCTGA